From Calothrix sp. PCC 6303, a single genomic window includes:
- a CDS encoding type II toxin-antitoxin system VapB family antitoxin has product MTIITIDDELINEIIAVSHYENPQEAVIKILSNYLQQQKKELPLFERLRFIDDESAEDDIASLFERDRDTGRNFEL; this is encoded by the coding sequence ATGACTATTATCACAATAGATGATGAACTAATTAATGAAATTATCGCGGTCAGTCACTATGAAAATCCACAGGAAGCAGTAATTAAAATATTATCCAATTACTTGCAGCAGCAAAAAAAAGAACTGCCTTTGTTTGAGCGACTACGTTTTATAGATGACGAATCTGCCGAAGATGATATCGCCTCGTTGTTTGAACGTGATAGAGACACAGGCAGGAATTTTGAACTATGA
- a CDS encoding S8 family peptidase yields the protein MKRLLSSLVLAGCFLTSTSLPLIPHQYRELAQAQTADELFYTFYGQKIPLNLKRDRVAVSFKPTTNSRSSRSTQPLYLQLQQDLRRGGGNSRSVSSGNGFDIDVKPLGDNIALVNLPTGSRSSLNSIQQRIQNQSYVKETLPILTRKSGEASKEKESEQVIVLPNEIAIAFDRDMSESQRQMVLLRHNLEVVRPLRFSKNRYLVRSKSVSGTEILNLANQLAQVTGVQSATPNFIQATSYQQSQLLANLANLPETPNAAQRLEQQLAQLPQPKDTPVSAKLLPLQWHLNSTPKRGQLLARTDVRATEAWKHSNGGRGTVVAVIDSLIQWDHPDLVKNIYKSGNHPDKLPGEEYGWDFSSSGQGDADTRLSSQELSQIQAEWQNTFKLPSDQLLKKYQQFADVFKKRNPKASPGEIAHQIRNLIRNQISSEFHGTWSAGVIAANSPDKAGVLGVAPNTQILPVRVFALGGAINSASLGEAIGYAASRNVDVINMSLGGLLPDEGLTEQIFDVLDNNRNLVIIASAGNENLDGVAFPAGIPGVLSVGATNMTGNRTFYSSYGGGLDLVAPGGEIQNGMSGGILTTGGTWLDGFWQGISVPDNSWGVALDPVGKYVQVQGTSFSAPIVSGVVALMKGEDPKRRLSREEMVSILKKTATYDGLNLSSSDVNRYRLQKEVGFGTVIDAPISRPSGIFAKAKPVSAQEYFFGKGLVNADAAVESVRKR from the coding sequence ATGAAACGTCTTCTCTCAAGTCTGGTTTTAGCTGGTTGTTTCCTCACTTCTACAAGTCTCCCCCTTATCCCTCATCAATACCGGGAACTCGCACAAGCACAAACGGCAGACGAACTATTTTATACATTTTACGGTCAAAAAATACCTCTGAATCTCAAACGCGATCGCGTTGCTGTTAGTTTTAAACCAACGACTAATAGTCGCTCCTCTCGCTCTACTCAACCTCTATACTTGCAGTTACAGCAGGATTTAAGACGTGGTGGTGGTAATTCTCGCAGTGTTAGCAGTGGAAATGGCTTTGATATTGATGTCAAACCTTTGGGGGATAATATTGCTCTTGTAAATTTACCTACTGGTTCTCGTAGTTCCCTAAATTCCATTCAACAAAGGATTCAAAACCAGTCTTACGTTAAAGAAACCCTACCTATTTTAACCCGCAAATCGGGTGAAGCATCCAAGGAGAAAGAATCAGAGCAAGTTATTGTCCTACCAAACGAGATTGCGATCGCTTTTGACCGGGATATGTCTGAAAGTCAAAGGCAAATGGTATTATTGCGCCATAATTTGGAAGTTGTTCGTCCCTTGAGATTTAGTAAAAATCGCTACCTAGTGCGTTCCAAATCTGTATCCGGGACAGAGATTTTAAACCTAGCGAATCAATTAGCGCAAGTAACAGGTGTACAATCTGCTACACCCAATTTCATCCAAGCCACATCCTACCAACAATCGCAACTATTGGCGAATCTAGCTAATTTACCAGAAACGCCAAATGCTGCTCAACGTTTGGAACAGCAATTGGCACAGTTGCCTCAACCAAAAGATACTCCTGTATCCGCAAAATTACTACCTTTACAGTGGCACTTAAATAGCACACCCAAACGCGGTCAACTTTTAGCCCGTACCGATGTCCGTGCTACAGAAGCATGGAAACACAGCAATGGTGGACGGGGAACTGTGGTAGCGGTGATTGATAGTTTGATTCAATGGGACCATCCCGATTTGGTGAAGAATATCTATAAATCTGGAAATCATCCCGATAAGTTACCTGGTGAAGAATATGGTTGGGACTTTTCTAGTAGTGGACAAGGTGATGCAGACACACGGTTAAGTTCTCAGGAATTATCACAGATACAAGCAGAATGGCAAAATACTTTTAAATTACCTAGCGACCAATTATTAAAGAAATATCAACAGTTTGCTGATGTATTCAAAAAACGTAATCCCAAAGCTTCCCCCGGTGAAATTGCTCACCAAATTCGGAATCTGATTCGCAATCAAATTAGTAGCGAGTTTCATGGTACTTGGTCTGCGGGGGTAATTGCTGCAAATTCCCCAGATAAGGCTGGTGTTCTGGGAGTTGCACCCAATACCCAAATTTTACCAGTACGGGTATTTGCCTTGGGTGGTGCGATTAATTCTGCTTCTTTAGGGGAAGCAATTGGTTATGCTGCGAGTCGAAATGTTGATGTGATTAATATGAGTTTGGGGGGTTTGCTTCCAGATGAGGGGTTAACTGAGCAAATTTTCGATGTGTTGGATAATAATCGCAATTTAGTAATTATTGCTTCTGCGGGGAATGAAAACTTAGATGGTGTTGCCTTCCCTGCTGGGATTCCTGGGGTTCTATCGGTTGGTGCCACAAATATGACTGGTAATCGCACCTTCTACAGTAGTTACGGTGGGGGGCTGGATTTGGTTGCACCTGGGGGAGAAATCCAAAATGGCATGAGTGGAGGGATTTTAACTACAGGTGGTACTTGGTTGGATGGTTTTTGGCAAGGTATTTCTGTACCTGATAATTCTTGGGGTGTGGCTTTAGACCCTGTTGGTAAGTATGTTCAAGTACAAGGTACTTCCTTCTCGGCTCCCATTGTATCGGGAGTGGTGGCATTAATGAAGGGGGAAGACCCCAAACGGCGTTTGAGTCGGGAGGAGATGGTGTCGATTTTGAAGAAGACTGCTACCTATGATGGGTTAAATCTTTCTTCTTCTGATGTGAATCGGTATCGATTGCAGAAGGAAGTGGGTTTTGGCACTGTTATAGATGCTCCAATTTCTCGCCCTTCAGGGATTTTTGCGAAGGCAAAACCCGTGTCAGCACAGGAGTATTTCTTCGGGAAGGGTTTGGTAAATGCTGATGCTGCGGTGGAGAGTGTCAGGAAGAGATAG
- a CDS encoding DUF1822 family protein encodes MNHLTSNILPMSYLDFDDLPTSAIILSDDDIDRAAVRSDRIPNRLKQWQVYLNCLALSAFETWLDERAESLTINSDKCTILQPALANFINGVANLQVGEFKVCLIATGSLNDEMVSLPRVIIDLPEFIPHFYVLVEVLEERQSANVYAFLSYQELLERQNLTSLQSDSNYQLPISCFDNNSDRLLLYLRCLEVSAISLPAIPTNRAEILARVQNQLLELLPELKSSERELSDILTWEQATAVFTNPELLNWVYTLQQENHPPANTFLRDLIKLITQPAVNAGRWLGNELDELAQGLSWVLLPSFVPASGMRPMRSPEEEFEVIATQLRQRGLEIPIQARGAYQDILLAGIPLRMYAVTWHLLGESEQREWSLLLILGAPALSSLPADIKLRVSDQTGILDELGLNAESEDAYIFTRVVGNWDEKFLVSVSLMDGVEVTLPPFAFDLGR; translated from the coding sequence ATGAATCACCTTACAAGTAATATTTTACCCATGTCTTACCTTGACTTCGACGATTTACCAACCTCAGCGATTATTTTATCAGATGATGATATTGACCGAGCCGCAGTCAGGAGCGATCGCATTCCCAATCGGTTGAAGCAATGGCAAGTGTATCTCAATTGTTTGGCTTTATCTGCTTTTGAAACCTGGCTAGATGAAAGGGCAGAATCTTTAACAATTAATTCAGATAAATGTACAATTTTACAACCTGCTTTAGCAAATTTTATTAATGGTGTTGCTAATTTACAAGTTGGTGAATTTAAGGTTTGTTTGATTGCTACTGGTAGTCTCAATGATGAAATGGTGAGTTTACCAAGAGTCATAATTGATTTACCTGAGTTTATCCCCCATTTTTATGTGTTAGTGGAGGTGTTAGAAGAACGCCAAAGTGCGAATGTTTATGCTTTTTTATCCTATCAAGAATTGCTAGAGAGGCAAAATTTAACTTCTTTACAATCAGATAGCAATTATCAACTACCAATATCATGTTTTGATAATAATTCAGACCGTTTATTGTTATATTTACGTTGTTTAGAAGTATCAGCAATCTCCTTACCTGCAATTCCTACAAACCGTGCGGAGATTTTAGCAAGGGTACAAAATCAATTACTTGAATTATTACCTGAATTGAAATCTTCTGAACGGGAATTGTCCGATATTTTAACTTGGGAACAAGCAACTGCTGTATTTACGAATCCAGAATTACTGAATTGGGTTTATACTTTACAGCAAGAAAATCATCCTCCTGCAAATACCTTTTTACGGGATTTGATCAAATTGATTACCCAACCAGCGGTTAACGCTGGACGTTGGTTAGGGAATGAGTTAGATGAGTTAGCACAAGGACTTTCTTGGGTACTTTTACCAAGTTTTGTGCCAGCTTCGGGAATGCGTCCAATGCGTAGTCCAGAGGAAGAATTTGAGGTAATTGCTACCCAATTACGACAGAGAGGTTTGGAAATTCCCATCCAAGCAAGGGGTGCGTATCAGGATATATTGTTAGCTGGGATTCCTTTGCGGATGTATGCGGTAACTTGGCATTTGCTAGGAGAATCTGAGCAACGGGAGTGGAGTTTATTGTTAATTTTAGGCGCTCCTGCTTTGAGTAGTTTACCTGCTGATATTAAACTTAGGGTTAGCGACCAAACTGGTATTTTAGATGAGTTGGGATTAAATGCAGAAAGTGAAGATGCTTATATATTTACCCGTGTGGTGGGTAATTGGGATGAGAAGTTTCTGGTAAGTGTGAGTTTGATGGATGGGGTTGAGGTGACTTTACCACCGTTTGCTTTTGATTTGGGGAGGTAA
- a CDS encoding type II toxin-antitoxin system VapC family toxin yields the protein MTYLIDTCVMSEFVKKAPNPQVSQWFNQQLIEQLFLSSITIAEIKKGIYKIQDSQPERYQKLKIWLQKVEIEFSSHILPINDDILDNWAKFSAYSELKGKKLAVMDSLIAATAHHHKLTLVTRNVDDFQLTPVKIMNPYSLL from the coding sequence ATGACTTATCTAATAGACACCTGTGTAATGTCTGAGTTTGTTAAAAAAGCTCCCAACCCCCAAGTTAGTCAATGGTTTAATCAGCAACTGATTGAACAACTGTTTTTAAGTAGTATTACCATCGCCGAAATAAAAAAAGGAATTTACAAAATCCAAGACTCACAACCTGAACGATATCAAAAACTAAAAATCTGGCTGCAAAAAGTAGAAATTGAATTTTCTTCTCATATTTTACCGATAAACGATGATATTTTAGATAATTGGGCTAAATTTTCGGCTTATTCAGAATTGAAAGGTAAAAAATTAGCTGTAATGGATAGTCTGATTGCCGCAACAGCACATCATCATAAATTAACTTTAGTTACCCGCAATGTTGATGATTTTCAACTGACACCAGTTAAAATTATGAATCCTTACAGTCTATTGTAA